The Sulfurospirillum sp. UCH001 genome segment ACACGTTTGAAAATGAAAAAATCGTTGTATCTTTATATAAACATGAAGAGAGTTGCCGTTTTACCATAGCATCTCATTCACGTAAAATTCAAGAACCTAAGAAAATCTTTGAAGAATACTACCGTGAAGAACAATCTCAAGATGGCTTTGGACTAGGACTCAATCTCGTTAAAAGACTTTGTAAGGAAGAAAACGTGAAAATTACAGTGCATTCAGATGAAAACATAACGTCCTTTTCGTATCAATTTAAAATCGAGAACGCATGAAAATACTTTTATTAGAAGACGACATACTTCTTAACGAATCTATCGCAAAGTACCTGACAACCATTGGTCATGTCATCACGTCTGTACGAGATGGCAACGTCTGTTTAGAAATCTTGGAAAAAGAGAAGTTTGACCTACTCGTTTTCGATATCAATGTTCCCAACATCGATGGACTCAGCATTTTAGAAAAATTACACGCACAAAAGAAAATCATACCTATTATTTTTATTTCAACGCTTATCGACATTGAAGACATCTCAAGAGCGTTTGAACTTGGGTGTTATGACTACTTGAAAAAACCGTTTCATCTCAAAGAGCTTGGTATCCGTATTGACCGCATTTCAAAAACTGCTAAAAAAGAGATGCACCACAAAGTCCTCTCTTCTGCATACAGCTTTGATTGTGAGACGATGACACTTTACTTTAACAAAGAACCTCAAGTACTCTCAAAACGACAACTTCAAATCATAGAGTTTTTAACACACAACCGAGGTTTTGTCTGTAGTTATGATATGTTTAGAGAAAGTGTTTGGGGAGATTGCGATATGTTCGTAGATGACGCTACCATACGAACAGAGATCAATCGTTTGAAAAATCATCTTAAAGAAGATTTCATCGTGAATGTGAGAGGCATTGGGTATATGGTAAAAACGCCTTGTCTTTAAACGCTTCTATACACCAATATCTTCATTCCACAGTTCTGGATTTTTTTGTATAAAAGCTTCCATCAGCTCACGACATTTTGAGTCGTTGAGGACATCAACCTCAACCCCTCGTGACCTGACATACGCTTCTGGTCCACGAAAAGTTTGGTTCTCACCAATCACCACTTTTGGAATGCCATAGAGTAAAACGGCACCACTGCACATATCGCACGGCGATAACGTCGAATAAAGAGTAGCTTTACGATAATCACGCGCACTCAAACGCCCCGCATTTTCCAAACAGTCCATCTCCGCATGTAAGATAGCACTCCCTTTTTGAACCCTACGGTTATGCCCACGCCCTACGATTTTACCGTCTATCACCAGCACCGAACCTATGGGTATACCGCCCTCAGCCAAACCTTTTTGGGCTTCTTCTATGGCCGCTTCTAAAAATTTATCCATCGTTTTTGCCTTTTTCGTGTGTATATTTTGTTCTATGAAAGCCAAAAAGCTTGCTTCTCTCTTAGCTATTCAAGTTTTTAAAAACCTCTCCACATCCACAACGATCTCATCTATCGCCTCAGTCGCTTTTTTATAAAGTACTTTAGTATAGACACGTTCATTAATGGCATCACTTTTTTCTAAATTATTGAGGATGGAAATTTTAACATGACGGGCGAAATGATCCATAGCAACAACATTGCCGCTAGAGCCGATGATGGCTAGAAACTCGCAGTCTTGCATAGCGTCATAAAGGTGTTCATACATGGGAGCGGCTTCGCCAAAGAAGACGATGTCAGGGCGAAAGGAACCACCACAGTTTTGGCAACTTAGCTCTCTTTCTTGTTTGGTATAGCCTATAAGATGGGTTGCGCCGCACTCTTCGCAGCGAAGTCTTGGTAAAAAGCCGTGCAAGTGTAAAATGTCTTTGCAACCTGCTCGTTCGAACAAGTCATCGACATTTTGGGTGATGATGGCGATATCTTTTGAGTATTTTTCTTGAAGTTTTGCGATAGCATAATGCGCAGCATTGGGCATTACAGAGTCTAATTGTTCACGTCTAGCATCGTAAAATGTAAGGGTGTTTTCCCTATTCCAGTTCAAACACCCTGCCGTACATATCTCTTCGATGCGGTACTTTTCCCACAGTCCATCAGCATCTCGAAATGTGGAAAGCCCACTCTCAGCACTAATGCCTGCACCTGAGAAAATAACAACTTTTGCCATCGTTTATGTACGACTATTTTTCGTCTTTATCTTTTTTCGTTTTATCTTTTACTTTTTCTTCTTTCTCTTTTGCTTTCGACTTGGTCGCTTTTTCAGTCTCTTTTTTCACGTCTTGTTTAGTGTCAAGTTGGCTTTTTTTCGTCTCAATCTCTTGTCTTTGAGCATCTTGGCGAACCTGCACTTCTTGTTTAACCTTTTCATCACTGACACCACCGCTAACAGCAAATACCAATGAAGCTAATGCCATTGAAGCAACTAAACTTTTAATCATTTGACCCTCCTCAAATAAATATGAAAATATTATAACTCAAACATTAAAATAAAGTGCTTCTTTATGATGCATCACGATAGCCGTTGTACTTTGCTCTGGGTGGATTTGGAACGTCTCACTCAAATGAATTCCAAATTCTTCAGGCTTAAGAAGATCAAAGATCACTTTGGTATCTTCCAAAGCAGGACATGCTGGGTAACCAAACGAGTAGCGACACCCATGATAGCGCTTCATCTGTACATCACGAAGACTATGTCCCTCATGCTCTGCTATACCTAAGTCTAGGCGTATCTGTTTATGCACGATCTCTGCTAACGCTTCTGCAAGCTCAACACCTAGTCCATGTACAAAGAAGTACTCGGTAAAGTTGCCCGCATCGTACAACTCTCTTTCATACGCTGAAAACTTTTCACCCGCACTGACACATGTCAAAGCCAAAACATCATGGCGATCAGGGCTTATAAAGTCACTCAGAGAACGATACGGAGCTCTGTTTTGACGTGGAAAATCAAACACTTTGATGGCTCGTTCTTTAATCGTCTCAATGCCCTCACGGTTGACCTGAGCGTCACTAAAGTACCCCTCACTTTCATCAAAAAGATAAAGATGGTTTTCATGAGAACGTACAGGATAATACCCATAAATGATAGTCGGCTCAAACAGCCCGAGTCGCTCAATGTCCGCTTTCACGCGCTCAAAAGTCGGCCACAATACCTCATCGAGCTGTTTTTGCTTCTCTTCTTTGCTCTGCCCTTTTCCACTGTACCCCCAACGCTGAGCAAAGAGGATTTTGTGGTTGATCCATGAGTACGCCAACTCTTTAACGTCCGTTTTAAGCACACGTCTGCCCCAAAATGGAGGTGCCGGAATGGCAATGTCACGACTAGGCATTTTAAGCTCATCAAATGGCGGTATCTCTTTGGCTTCTTTATTGGCTTTAGAGACACTGTTTTCAACGACTTTTCGGTTAAACGAGGTGTCGTAATTCTTCGCCTCAATGCGCCCCATCGCCTCAAGTCCCTCAAAGGCATCTTTACAGTAGTAAATCGGTCCATCGTAAATCGGACGGCAGAAGTCCTCCACAAAGCTGTCGGTAAGGGCAGCACCGCCTAAAATGACAGGGATTTTAATGCCCATCTTTTGCATCGCTTCAAGGTTTTCTTTCATGACATTCGTTGACTTCACCAAAAGCCCACTCATACCGATAGCATCGGCATTGTGCTCTTTCAGTGCTTCTAAAAACTGTTCAAGTTCTGCTTTAATACCGATGTTAATGACCTTAAAACCATTGTTACTTAAGATGATGTCCACAAGGTTTTTACCAACATCATGCACGTCACCCTTTACCGTTCCGATGATAAGTGTCGTGGTTGTACTCTTCTCTGTTTTTGGAAGATAGGGTTGCAAATAGTCCACTGCCGCTTTCATAACCTCAGCCGACTGAAGCACGAACGGCAACTGCATCTTGCCACTTCCAAAAAGCTCACCCACGACTTTCATCGCATCTATCAAGATTTCATTAACAATGAGTTCCGCTGCTATCTCATCTTTTGCAGTTGGTAAAAGAGTTAACATTCGTTCTTTGTCACCATCGATGAGAAGCGTAGAAATTTTCTCTTTTGTGCTCATTGCCTCATACGCGGCATCGCTCTCATCTTTGTTTTCAACAACGCCTGCAAAATGGTCAATAAATTTAAAGAGCGGGTCACCCTCTTCTCGTCTGTTGAACAACAAGTTTTCACAGATTTTTTTATCTTCATCACTGATTTTGTGCATTGGAAGCGTATTTTTAACATTGACGATTGCCATGCTAAGCCCTGCTTCAACACAATGGTGTAAAAAGACAGAGTTTAAGTATTCACGGGCGTGTTTTGCCAAACCAAAGGAGATGTTTGAAATACCAAGTACAAAGCCTACTTCTGGGTGCATTGCATGAAACTCACGAATTGCCTCAATCGTCTCAATTGCCGCTGTGTGGTACTCAGGATCACCACTTCCCACGGTAAATGTAAGAAGATCAAACACCAAATCACCCGCGTTAATACCATGCTTTGTAGTAGCAAGCTGGAAAATACGCTCCGCCACAGCTATTTTTTGCTCTTTACTCTTTGCCATTCCCACTTCATCGATCGTTAAACAAACGAGTGCCGCACCAAAACGCTTTGCTAAAGAGCACACTTTATCAAACTTTTCGATGCCATCTTCAAGGTTGACTGAGTTAATGATGGGCTTTCCGCCGATAAGCTTGAGCGAAACTTCAAGTGCTGGTACTTGCGTGGTATCTGGCATGAGTGGCAATGCTATCTTTTGCACATAACGGCTCATGACCTCTTTGGTGTCTTTATGCTCATCACGCCCTGCAAAGCCCACACTCACATCGATGCCATGCGCACCGCTTCGTACTTGTTGTTGTGCGACACTGAGCGTACCATCGTAGTCTTCTGCTAAAAGTAGTTCTCGAAAGGCTTTTGAGCCTGTCGCGTTACTGCGCTCTCCGATGAGAAACGGCGCTGGGTCTTGTTTTAACGCTCTTGTCTCAAATAAAGAGGCGATGCTACGAGGCATCTCACCCTTAGGCGCAAGAGGCTTTTTACCCTCCACTCTTTTGGAAAGTTCTAAGATATGCTGAGGCGTTGTACCACAACAGCCACCGAGTATGGAAACTCCCGCAATTTCTGTAAATTTCTCTTGAAGCTCCGCAAATTCACGAGGTCCCATTGGGTAAAAGGTGTAACCGCCACGGTTTTGAGGAAGTCCTGCATTGGCATGGACACTGATAGGCTTACTCCAAACAGAACTAAGCGTCTTCACATGCTTTTCAACTTGTTCTGGTCCTGTTCCACAGTTGAAACCAAGACTTAAGATATCAAACGGCTCTAAAATCGCTGCAATAGTCGTAGCATCGGTTCCAATGAGCATCGTACCACTTAGCTCAATCGTGACTGAAACCATAATAGGAAGTTTGACCTTTAGCTCTTTTTGAACATCAGAAATAGCATGTAGTGCCGCTTTGATTTGAAGTGGATCTTGCGCTGTCTCAATCAAGAAAAGATCACATCCACCATCAACAACACCTCGCGCAGCAATTTTATACCCTTCATACATCTCATCATAGGCTATATGCCCTAAAGAAGGTAGTTTTGTTCCTGGTCCAAACGCAGCGGCACAAAAACGTGGCTTTTGTTCCGTTGCAAAATCAGCACACGCTTCTTTAACAATGCGCGCGCCTTCTTTGGCGAGTTCATAAGTACGTTCACCTATGCCATAATCTTCCAAAACCCATGGCAATGCGCCAAAGGTATTGGTTTTGATGATGTCTGCTCCTGCAAGCAAGTAGCCACGATGAATTTTTGAAATTTCTTCACGAGCGGTCATATTGAGCAGTTCATTACAGCCTTCTTTACCTTCCCATTGTTCAGGCGTAAGGCTTAGTGCTTGTATCTGCGTGCCCATTGCACCGTCGATGACTAAAACTTTTTCTTTGATGAGTTCTTGAAGTGTTGCCAAGTCGAATTCCTAGTGTGTTATAACATGTATATATGGTATCAAAACTTTGGTAAGGAGAGGCTAAAAGGTTTGGAGTAGTCCAAAGAGGCAATGTGCCTCTTTGGTTTTAGATTTTTTAATATAAATTAAGGGTTAACAGTAGATTTGTACACCGCTTTGCCATCTTTAATCTCTTTGATAACAGCAGAACGGGTTGCATTTCCTTTATCATCGATGCTGATAAAGCCTGAAACACCTTCAAATTTTGATGTTTTTCGGATTTCACCATTAACACAAACGCTATCTTCTGGGTTTGCACAACGATTCATCGCATCAACCATGATGTTATACGCATCTGCACCTAAAGCTGTAAATGAGTTCAACTCTCTTTTACCTGTTTTTTTCTCATACGCAGCGATAAAATCTTTTGATTTTTGTGTTGGAGGTGCGCTGTGATCGAATGCATCAGTAAACATATATCCTTCAACCGCGTCCCCGCCTAAGTCAATAAACGTTTGATTTGCGACGCCATCGCCTGAAAAGAACGGTTTATTGAAATCTGCTTGTTTCGCTTGACGCTTAATCATAGACGCTTCAGTATGGTAAACTGGTAAGAACACAAAATCAGCATTAAGCGCTTTTATTTGAGAAATGACCGCTTTAAAATCTTTATCACCAGAACTGATACGAACTTCTTTAAGCACTTTTCCACCATTTTGAGTAAACGCTTGTGTAAAGGCTTTAGAAAGTCCTAAAGAGTAAACTTGTGCTTGGTCAGTCACAACCACAGCGGTTTTAAGCCCTAAATCTTTAGAAGCATAGTTTGCAACAACAGCTCCTTGAAATGAGTCCATGAAACAAACGCGATTTGCATACGCTCTGTTTTCAGTGAGTTTGTCATTTGTTGCAGCAGGCGCAATCACAGGGATCTGTTTTTTATCTGCGATAGAGATAATTTGAGCGGTATTTGTACTAATCATTTCACCTACGATACCAACAACTTTATCGGATGTAATCAGTCTCGTTGTAGCATTCGCAGACTCTACTTTATCACCTTTTGTATCGACTAAAACCAGCTTAACAGTGTCACCATTTTTAAGTTTTGGCTGCAATGTATTGGCAAGCTCAATTCCTTCGTATGCCACTTGACCATAGCCCGCAAGTGCACCACTCATCGGTAAAATAACACCGACACTCACCTCTTTTGCTAAGACGCTTGTTGCCATAATAGCTGCAAGACTTAACAATGTCATAGAAAAACGCATCTTGTCTCCTTTAAAAAATTCCCAAGAAAGTGTAACACAACCAAGATTATGATTGCCCAAAGGCTAGCCTAAAAGTGCTATTTTATCCAGTGAAAGTGACAAAAAAAGGATAGGATGAAGAAACGAAGAAGCAAAACGATGCTTCTTCGTTTGAAGTTTAGTGATAGACTTAAGGGTTTACGGTAGATTTGTAAACTGCTTTGCCACCTTTAATCTCTTTGATGACAGCAGAACGTGTTGCATTGCCATTTTTATCGATGGATATGAAACCTGAAACACCCTCAAAGTTGACT includes the following:
- a CDS encoding response regulator transcription factor — encoded protein: MKILLLEDDILLNESIAKYLTTIGHVITSVRDGNVCLEILEKEKFDLLVFDINVPNIDGLSILEKLHAQKKIIPIIFISTLIDIEDISRAFELGCYDYLKKPFHLKELGIRIDRISKTAKKEMHHKVLSSAYSFDCETMTLYFNKEPQVLSKRQLQIIEFLTHNRGFVCSYDMFRESVWGDCDMFVDDATIRTEINRLKNHLKEDFIVNVRGIGYMVKTPCL
- a CDS encoding nucleoside deaminase is translated as MDKFLEAAIEEAQKGLAEGGIPIGSVLVIDGKIVGRGHNRRVQKGSAILHAEMDCLENAGRLSARDYRKATLYSTLSPCDMCSGAVLLYGIPKVVIGENQTFRGPEAYVRSRGVEVDVLNDSKCRELMEAFIQKNPELWNEDIGV
- a CDS encoding Sir2 family NAD-dependent protein deacetylase is translated as MAKVVIFSGAGISAESGLSTFRDADGLWEKYRIEEICTAGCLNWNRENTLTFYDARREQLDSVMPNAAHYAIAKLQEKYSKDIAIITQNVDDLFERAGCKDILHLHGFLPRLRCEECGATHLIGYTKQERELSCQNCGGSFRPDIVFFGEAAPMYEHLYDAMQDCEFLAIIGSSGNVVAMDHFARHVKISILNNLEKSDAINERVYTKVLYKKATEAIDEIVVDVERFLKT
- the metH gene encoding methionine synthase — translated: MGTQIQALSLTPEQWEGKEGCNELLNMTAREEISKIHRGYLLAGADIIKTNTFGALPWVLEDYGIGERTYELAKEGARIVKEACADFATEQKPRFCAAAFGPGTKLPSLGHIAYDEMYEGYKIAARGVVDGGCDLFLIETAQDPLQIKAALHAISDVQKELKVKLPIMVSVTIELSGTMLIGTDATTIAAILEPFDILSLGFNCGTGPEQVEKHVKTLSSVWSKPISVHANAGLPQNRGGYTFYPMGPREFAELQEKFTEIAGVSILGGCCGTTPQHILELSKRVEGKKPLAPKGEMPRSIASLFETRALKQDPAPFLIGERSNATGSKAFRELLLAEDYDGTLSVAQQQVRSGAHGIDVSVGFAGRDEHKDTKEVMSRYVQKIALPLMPDTTQVPALEVSLKLIGGKPIINSVNLEDGIEKFDKVCSLAKRFGAALVCLTIDEVGMAKSKEQKIAVAERIFQLATTKHGINAGDLVFDLLTFTVGSGDPEYHTAAIETIEAIREFHAMHPEVGFVLGISNISFGLAKHAREYLNSVFLHHCVEAGLSMAIVNVKNTLPMHKISDEDKKICENLLFNRREEGDPLFKFIDHFAGVVENKDESDAAYEAMSTKEKISTLLIDGDKERMLTLLPTAKDEIAAELIVNEILIDAMKVVGELFGSGKMQLPFVLQSAEVMKAAVDYLQPYLPKTEKSTTTTLIIGTVKGDVHDVGKNLVDIILSNNGFKVINIGIKAELEQFLEALKEHNADAIGMSGLLVKSTNVMKENLEAMQKMGIKIPVILGGAALTDSFVEDFCRPIYDGPIYYCKDAFEGLEAMGRIEAKNYDTSFNRKVVENSVSKANKEAKEIPPFDELKMPSRDIAIPAPPFWGRRVLKTDVKELAYSWINHKILFAQRWGYSGKGQSKEEKQKQLDEVLWPTFERVKADIERLGLFEPTIIYGYYPVRSHENHLYLFDESEGYFSDAQVNREGIETIKERAIKVFDFPRQNRAPYRSLSDFISPDRHDVLALTCVSAGEKFSAYERELYDAGNFTEYFFVHGLGVELAEALAEIVHKQIRLDLGIAEHEGHSLRDVQMKRYHGCRYSFGYPACPALEDTKVIFDLLKPEEFGIHLSETFQIHPEQSTTAIVMHHKEALYFNV
- a CDS encoding ABC transporter substrate-binding protein, giving the protein MRFSMTLLSLAAIMATSVLAKEVSVGVILPMSGALAGYGQVAYEGIELANTLQPKLKNGDTVKLVLVDTKGDKVESANATTRLITSDKVVGIVGEMISTNTAQIISIADKKQIPVIAPAATNDKLTENRAYANRVCFMDSFQGAVVANYASKDLGLKTAVVVTDQAQVYSLGLSKAFTQAFTQNGGKVLKEVRISSGDKDFKAVISQIKALNADFVFLPVYHTEASMIKRQAKQADFNKPFFSGDGVANQTFIDLGGDAVEGYMFTDAFDHSAPPTQKSKDFIAAYEKKTGKRELNSFTALGADAYNIMVDAMNRCANPEDSVCVNGEIRKTSKFEGVSGFISIDDKGNATRSAVIKEIKDGKAVYKSTVNP